AAAAATGGCCACAAACAGGGCCAGCGCCACCAGAACCCCTTGTGGGGTATCCTCCAGTCCGGGCAGGAGCACCAGCCCCTCCACCGCCGACAATATGGTGATGGCGGGCGTAATGACGCCGTCGCCCACCAGCAGCGACACGCCGATAAAGGCCAGTACCGAGGCCACGCCCAGCTTTTTGCCAGACCGCAACAGGGGCCGCAAAATGGAAAGCAGCACAATGGTGCCGCCCTCGCCGCCCTTGCTGAGACTCATGGCCAGACAGGCGTACTCAACGGTTACAAGCAGCAGAAGAGTCCAGATGATTAAAGAAAGAATGCCGATAAAATTCGCTTCCGTTCTTTCGGTCATCAAAAAGATAACGGCCAGCGTATAAATGGGGCTTGTTCCGATGTCGCCGAAGACAAGACCCAAGGATTTTACAACATTGGCGGGGGAAATTTTTTGTGTGTCCATGAAGCCTCCACTAAGCAAAGCGGACACTATAGCAGACAATCGCGTCTGGCAATACTCGGTGCAATTTTGACATAACACCGTTAAATATCAGCGCCGTGTGCGTCGCTTCCAGACAAGGGCGGGCGGGATCGCGCCAAAAAGATTCCGCATGGCCGTTGCCTGCCGGCTCTTGCCCGCCGGGCCGGGGGCGGCGCAAGGGAGTACCGCAAGGCCGTGGCGCGAATGCAAACGTCCCTGCCGCAACAGGCGCACGTCAGGGCGGCGCGCCAGACAGCGTAACAGGACGACGCGCCAGAGCCACGCATCTGGACGGCGTGCCAGAGCCACGCATCTGGGCGGCGCATCGGCGACGCAAGGGGGACTACAAGGAGGCGCGCCACAAGGGATCGGGCCAAGGAAGCGGACAATGGCGCAGCGCAAGGCGCGGGCCAAGGGCACGGGCCAACGTACTGCCCGTCAGGCGGCCCGGCCGCCGGGAACCGTCAAACGCTCAGTCTTTCGCCGCCCGCCCTGTCTCAGCCGGGCAGGGCTTCCAGATAGGCTTTCAGGGCCACCGCGTTGTTGCAGAGCTCATCCTTGGCGGCGTACAGAAAAACCGCCGTGTGCGTGCCCGCGAGAAGCTTCTTCAGTTGACCGACAGCCGCGCTTGTTGGCCCGGCCGCGTCAAGCTCCGCAAAGTAGCGTTGCTTGAACTCGTCCCATTTTTCCCTGTCATGGGCGAACCATTTGCGCAGTTCATTGGACGGGGCCACTTCCTTGAGCCACACGTCCCAGTTGGCGGCTGCCTTGGCTATGCCCCGTGGCCAGATGCGGTCCACCAGGATGCGCACGCTTCCAGGTTCACTACTGTCATGATCATACACACGGTGCAGGATGATATTCACGCCTGCCCTCCTTTGTCACTGGAGCCGCCAGCCTTATACTCCGGCGACGTTACGGTTGTGGATTGTGCGCCG
This DNA window, taken from Desulfovibrio sp. 86, encodes the following:
- a CDS encoding DUF488 domain-containing protein, with amino-acid sequence MNIILHRVYDHDSSEPGSVRILVDRIWPRGIAKAAANWDVWLKEVAPSNELRKWFAHDREKWDEFKQRYFAELDAAGPTSAAVGQLKKLLAGTHTAVFLYAAKDELCNNAVALKAYLEALPG